The Nonlabens spongiae genome contains a region encoding:
- a CDS encoding glycosyltransferase, protein MEKIPLVSLCIFTYNQQDYIEEAIDGAFSQDYDNLEIIISDDNSSDKTWQLIQEKVARYDGKHKIKINRNTPNLGIAAHVNKLYYDLSKGDYIAIAAGDDISLPQRVSKSVSYMVDNKGVVALSTRLIYIDKNSQIAAHHKKHIEQDSIYDLEYFLSPDYNHINGPSRFIDRKLIDAFTPLNKNCPTEDTPMLLRCFLSGKVALLRDELVKYRIHESNVSSEKGLQKMNINFIFVQYDQDIAFAKAEKMITPQIALRLTQKIEEIKRKRLKKKEKQSILQRLKSRLP, encoded by the coding sequence ATGGAAAAAATACCACTTGTCTCACTGTGTATATTCACTTATAATCAACAGGATTATATTGAAGAGGCTATAGATGGTGCCTTTAGTCAAGATTATGATAATTTAGAGATTATTATCTCTGATGACAATTCTAGCGATAAAACCTGGCAACTTATTCAAGAAAAGGTGGCACGCTATGATGGAAAGCATAAAATAAAGATTAACCGCAATACACCTAATTTAGGTATTGCAGCACATGTTAATAAATTGTATTATGACTTAAGTAAGGGAGACTATATTGCCATTGCGGCTGGTGACGATATATCTTTACCGCAACGAGTATCAAAATCTGTATCTTACATGGTTGACAACAAGGGTGTTGTCGCCTTAAGCACCAGATTGATATATATCGATAAGAACTCTCAAATAGCCGCCCATCACAAAAAACATATAGAACAAGACTCAATTTATGATCTAGAATACTTCCTTTCTCCTGATTATAATCACATTAATGGTCCCAGTCGTTTTATTGATAGAAAGCTAATTGATGCATTCACGCCATTAAATAAAAATTGCCCTACCGAGGATACTCCTATGCTTTTGCGTTGTTTTTTATCAGGTAAGGTAGCACTCTTAAGAGATGAACTTGTTAAGTATAGAATTCATGAGAGTAATGTAAGCTCTGAAAAAGGTTTGCAGAAAATGAATATCAATTTCATTTTTGTCCAGTATGATCAGGACATTGCTTTCGCGAAAGCGGAAAAAATGATTACCCCTCAAATCGCCTTGAGGCTAACTCAAAAGATTGAAGAAATCAAAAGAAAGCGATTGAAAAAGAAAGAGAAACAAAGTATCTTGCAGCGCTTAAAATCTCGGTTACCGTAA
- a CDS encoding polysaccharide pyruvyl transferase family protein, whose protein sequence is MKLSYYKTNLNFGDELNVCLFQDILGIENVVHEPKIQWAEMIGIGSLFERLLMNKEQVRHRNKKLRKKSLLKRFKHTYHEFKKSPIEVFGTGFIHENHDLVVLSRKIDVIALRGKFSKEKLERIAGRTYSNLALGDPGLLCRELIDHAKIEKRFKLGIIPHYADKNIKAIKDLQIINKHSKIIDIQQEPYAFLQEIAQCDTIVSTAMHGLIAADSLDIPNLRLIVSNNLTGGDFKFHDYNSVFEHSDHHKIDLLRESLANEYLEDLPAYVNKFYKSRKNEVNSINNRLYDAFKNKSRFA, encoded by the coding sequence ATGAAGCTATCCTATTATAAGACGAATCTAAATTTTGGAGACGAACTCAATGTATGTTTATTTCAAGATATTCTGGGTATCGAGAATGTAGTTCATGAACCGAAAATTCAGTGGGCAGAAATGATAGGTATAGGAAGCCTGTTTGAGCGTTTGTTGATGAATAAGGAGCAAGTGAGACATCGTAATAAGAAATTGAGAAAAAAGTCCCTGTTGAAAAGATTTAAACATACTTACCATGAATTCAAGAAATCTCCTATTGAAGTTTTTGGAACGGGTTTTATTCATGAAAACCATGATCTGGTTGTATTGTCTAGAAAAATTGATGTGATTGCATTGAGAGGTAAATTTAGCAAGGAGAAATTAGAGCGTATTGCAGGCAGGACATATTCTAATCTAGCTTTGGGAGATCCAGGGCTTTTATGTAGAGAGCTTATCGATCACGCAAAGATTGAGAAGCGCTTCAAACTAGGAATTATACCTCACTATGCTGATAAAAATATTAAAGCTATCAAGGATTTGCAAATTATAAACAAACATTCTAAAATAATTGATATTCAGCAAGAACCATATGCTTTTCTTCAGGAAATTGCTCAATGCGACACTATAGTTTCCACTGCTATGCACGGATTGATCGCGGCTGATAGTCTCGATATTCCAAATTTGAGATTGATAGTTTCAAATAACTTGACCGGTGGGGATTTTAAATTTCATGATTATAACTCAGTATTTGAGCATTCAGATCACCATAAAATAGACCTACTACGAGAATCTTTAGCTAATGAATACCTAGAAGATCTTCCTGCGTACGTGAACAAGTTTTACAAATCTCGTAAGAATGAGGTGAACAGTATAAACAATCGTTTATATGATGCATTTAAAAACAAATCAAGATTTGCCTAG
- a CDS encoding glycosyltransferase family 2 protein → MMHLKTNQDLPRVSIIVPCYKQAQYLDECLNSVLYQTIEEWECIIVNDGSPDNTIEVTNEWVRRDPRFRIITLPNGGVSRARNVGVQNAKAELILPLDGDDKIHHQYLEKALSKFSEGISLVYCKAEFFGAREGAMGASFTNYSDLLLKNQIFVSAVFRKKDCESIGGFDEKLTMGYEDWEFFIRLLDKVQGNVVQLDFVGFYYRIKTVSRNQNIMADSQLRDQAYNMIFKKHFSLYYKHFGSPLRNLKQLHKLRSKHSNPINYNNLSFKLVIKHKLSSYSHKLFSYFKLP, encoded by the coding sequence ATGATGCATTTAAAAACAAATCAAGATTTGCCTAGAGTATCCATCATTGTACCGTGTTATAAACAAGCCCAATATCTTGATGAATGTCTCAATTCTGTTCTGTATCAAACTATAGAAGAATGGGAATGTATTATAGTTAATGATGGTAGCCCTGATAATACTATTGAAGTTACAAATGAATGGGTAAGACGAGATCCTAGATTCAGGATCATTACCCTGCCTAATGGAGGGGTGTCTCGAGCTAGAAATGTAGGCGTTCAAAACGCAAAAGCGGAACTTATACTACCTCTGGATGGAGATGATAAAATTCACCACCAATATTTAGAAAAAGCTCTGTCAAAATTCAGTGAGGGTATAAGTTTGGTTTACTGTAAAGCAGAATTTTTTGGTGCTAGAGAAGGTGCTATGGGTGCCTCATTTACTAATTACAGTGATTTATTGCTAAAAAATCAAATTTTTGTATCTGCAGTATTTAGGAAGAAGGATTGTGAAAGTATAGGAGGTTTTGATGAAAAGTTGACCATGGGGTATGAAGACTGGGAATTTTTCATTAGACTTTTGGATAAGGTTCAAGGTAATGTCGTCCAGTTAGATTTTGTGGGTTTTTACTATCGCATAAAAACGGTTTCAAGAAATCAGAATATCATGGCTGATTCACAGCTCCGTGACCAGGCATACAATATGATTTTTAAGAAACACTTTTCCCTTTACTACAAGCATTTCGGGAGTCCTTTAAGAAATTTAAAACAATTGCATAAACTTCGCTCTAAGCATTCTAATCCCATAAATTACAATAATCTATCCTTCAAACTTGTTATAAAACACAAATTGTCCAGCTACAGTCATAAGCTTTTTTCGTATTTCAAGTTACCGTAA
- a CDS encoding glycosyltransferase family 2 protein: MSFKTYVVIVTYNAMPWLDKCLSSIDRTLYKTVVVDNNSKDETTDVIKSKYPHVKLFEEEENLGFGQGNNKGISYALNNGAEHVFLLNQDAYLKGDCLRKLVNLQVENPEYGILSPIHTNAESNKLDRNFAKYVGYDNNNFFYSDFVLGSELKSVYEVPFINAAGWLLSKNCLMNVGGFDPMFFHYGEDENYCQRVSFHKFKIGVVPNVFMVHDREYREKEVFKLFSEKYFYKQDIRMKAFYGNINEYEADRILKYKETVKKQLMIAFLKGKITHARGFKKLLKVIDKVHIEIEKSHHIVKTKFPAYLDLS; encoded by the coding sequence ATGTCTTTTAAAACTTATGTAGTAATTGTGACTTACAATGCCATGCCATGGCTCGACAAATGCTTATCAAGCATAGACCGGACCTTGTATAAAACAGTTGTGGTGGACAATAATTCAAAAGACGAAACCACCGATGTTATCAAGTCCAAATACCCACATGTAAAATTATTTGAAGAAGAGGAAAATTTAGGTTTTGGTCAGGGAAATAACAAAGGCATAAGTTACGCGCTGAATAACGGAGCAGAACATGTTTTCTTGTTGAATCAAGATGCCTATTTAAAAGGTGACTGTTTAAGAAAACTAGTAAACCTGCAAGTTGAGAACCCTGAGTACGGTATTTTGAGTCCCATACATACAAATGCCGAATCCAATAAGCTGGATCGTAATTTTGCAAAGTACGTGGGTTACGATAATAACAATTTTTTCTATTCTGATTTTGTATTGGGAAGTGAGTTAAAATCTGTTTATGAAGTCCCATTTATCAATGCGGCCGGGTGGCTATTGAGTAAAAACTGTCTTATGAATGTAGGTGGATTTGACCCTATGTTTTTTCATTACGGTGAAGATGAAAATTACTGCCAACGCGTCTCATTTCATAAATTTAAAATAGGCGTGGTTCCTAATGTGTTTATGGTTCATGACAGAGAATATCGGGAGAAAGAAGTGTTCAAATTATTTTCTGAAAAGTACTTCTATAAGCAGGATATAAGAATGAAAGCTTTTTATGGTAATATAAATGAATATGAGGCTGATAGGATATTGAAATATAAGGAAACGGTAAAAAAACAGCTGATGATCGCCTTTTTAAAAGGTAAAATTACTCACGCGCGAGGATTTAAGAAACTGCTCAAAGTTATAGACAAGGTCCATATTGAGATTGAAAAAAGTCATCATATAGTAAAAACAAAATTTCCAGCCTACCTTGACCTCTCATAG
- a CDS encoding glycosyltransferase family 2 protein, producing the protein MIKALFLLQKFSMSPLVSIIIPTYNRAHIIGPTLDSVIAQTYQNWECIVVDDGSNDNTQEVLNDYVNKDSRFRFYIRPDDHLPGGNGARNYGFKMSKGELIQWFDSDDFMLDRKIELKVEAILSKEYDFALCKSGELTSFNPYTVNQKWKIQSEGNILLDHLKTNIAFTTAGPLFSKKFLNDKNLFDEKVKIGQEWEFYSRLLTYKPRIIYVDKVLYHFRNLQGGIRESIDNEKYLNRCRTDQKLFKFINQSGYFKRRSKLHYDYQQFKFYWCLRRFHYLRRNTDHALAVSNLIKYLKLIDNHYFTLNISRNLFNFKHWNNILKKAL; encoded by the coding sequence ATGATAAAAGCATTATTTTTGCTCCAAAAGTTTTCAATGAGCCCATTGGTTTCAATCATTATTCCTACATACAATAGAGCTCACATTATAGGGCCGACTTTAGATTCTGTTATAGCCCAGACTTATCAGAATTGGGAGTGTATTGTAGTAGATGATGGATCTAATGATAACACCCAAGAGGTTTTAAATGATTATGTGAATAAAGATTCTCGTTTTAGATTCTATATAAGACCTGATGATCATTTACCAGGTGGGAACGGTGCCCGTAATTATGGTTTCAAAATGAGTAAGGGGGAGTTAATACAATGGTTTGATAGTGATGATTTCATGCTTGATAGGAAGATTGAGTTGAAAGTTGAGGCTATTTTGAGCAAAGAATATGATTTTGCATTGTGCAAAAGTGGAGAATTAACTTCCTTTAATCCGTATACTGTCAATCAAAAATGGAAAATACAATCTGAAGGCAATATTTTGTTGGACCACTTAAAAACCAATATTGCCTTTACAACAGCAGGACCTTTATTCAGTAAAAAGTTTCTGAATGATAAAAATCTTTTTGATGAGAAAGTGAAAATAGGACAAGAGTGGGAGTTTTACTCGAGGCTTTTGACTTATAAACCTCGAATCATATATGTCGATAAAGTTCTTTATCATTTCAGAAATCTTCAGGGGGGTATTAGAGAATCAATAGACAATGAAAAATATCTCAATAGATGTAGAACAGATCAAAAATTGTTTAAGTTTATCAATCAGTCTGGTTATTTTAAGCGAAGAAGTAAATTACACTATGATTATCAACAATTTAAATTTTACTGGTGTCTGCGACGTTTTCACTATTTAAGACGAAATACAGATCATGCCTTGGCTGTTTCAAATCTTATCAAATATTTGAAATTGATTGACAATCATTATTTTACATTAAATATTAGTAGAAATTTATTTAATTTCAAACATTGGAATAATATTTTAAAAAAAGCTTTATAG
- a CDS encoding sulfotransferase family protein — translation MAMLKKIPGYYVVKKYVRNHTRFDKDLNFLLFADPRGGSTWFSECLVSILNKPLIWEPLHLKRVEELKPLKFGWRQYVGEDCSEIEIKNFFSKLFEGRLKSDWLYNHTSLWKLYTSNSAIFKFCRGNQLLPYLVEVFDLKYKPIYFIRHPFAVVASQLKQGGWSNTSTGFSSNEIDHDPLKRRHREFLLSLTTKEEVLTANWCIVNKVPLEHKLNNIKWITITYEEFLQDPEKTFRRIQKEWNKNLDTTKVDFNKNSVTSIEEVTTESKLQLAKWKNQLSELQIWRMLKVLRYFDIEIYSEDALPHQRFNL, via the coding sequence ATGGCAATGTTGAAAAAAATACCAGGTTATTATGTGGTTAAAAAATATGTTCGTAATCATACTCGATTTGATAAAGATTTAAACTTCTTATTATTTGCCGATCCTCGTGGAGGAAGTACTTGGTTTTCAGAATGTTTGGTTTCAATCTTGAATAAACCACTTATTTGGGAGCCATTGCATTTAAAAAGGGTTGAAGAACTTAAACCATTGAAATTTGGATGGCGTCAGTACGTTGGGGAAGATTGTTCAGAAATAGAGATAAAAAATTTCTTTTCAAAACTATTTGAAGGGAGGCTAAAATCTGATTGGTTGTATAATCATACTTCCTTGTGGAAACTCTATACCTCAAACTCAGCAATATTCAAATTTTGCCGTGGTAATCAACTTCTACCTTATTTGGTTGAAGTTTTTGATTTGAAATATAAGCCCATTTATTTTATCAGGCATCCTTTTGCGGTCGTAGCCTCACAGTTAAAACAAGGTGGGTGGTCAAACACTTCAACTGGCTTCAGTTCTAATGAGATTGATCATGACCCTTTAAAGAGAAGGCATCGTGAATTTTTGTTGAGCTTGACAACTAAAGAAGAAGTTTTGACAGCAAATTGGTGTATAGTCAATAAAGTACCCCTTGAACATAAACTTAATAATATTAAATGGATTACTATCACCTACGAAGAGTTTTTACAGGACCCGGAGAAAACCTTCAGAAGAATTCAGAAGGAATGGAATAAAAATTTAGATACGACAAAGGTTGACTTCAATAAAAATAGTGTTACTTCCATTGAGGAGGTAACTACTGAATCAAAGTTGCAATTAGCAAAATGGAAAAACCAATTGTCAGAACTTCAAATATGGCGTATGCTTAAGGTTTTAAGATATTTTGATATAGAAATCTATTCTGAAGACGCATTACCGCATCAACGTTTCAATTTATGA
- a CDS encoding glycosyltransferase family 2 protein: MISVIIPSYNRADLIGETLESLIAQTHTDWECIVVDDNSKDDTVKIVESYARKDSRFHCFKKPLSLPKGPSASRNFGLTKARGAFINWLDSDDLMHPEKMTRDLEAINSGDYDFTVCQSKFFTKTGDETEKDYWNNEVWSSDPICDFILKNIGWSTNAPLWRQSSLAEVNLVFDEELITAEDFFYHLQALKFELKPKVCDQILIYQREHPNRLNEFQKKSPFKLKVFSALLQDDFKPLLNEQTLNHISKVLIRQFSNLLKHKDLTLARVYRKKLNRLLPEYKSEFDRLYRVGKLYKFTGRFYSRLNPIIDVK; this comes from the coding sequence ATGATTAGCGTTATAATCCCCAGTTATAATAGAGCTGACCTCATAGGAGAAACGCTAGAGTCTTTAATTGCCCAAACCCATACTGATTGGGAATGTATAGTAGTAGACGATAATTCTAAAGATGATACCGTTAAAATTGTAGAAAGCTACGCCAGAAAAGATTCAAGGTTTCACTGCTTTAAGAAGCCTCTTTCTCTACCCAAAGGCCCGTCTGCATCGCGAAACTTTGGACTTACCAAAGCGCGAGGGGCTTTTATTAACTGGTTAGATTCAGACGATTTGATGCATCCAGAAAAGATGACCAGGGACTTAGAGGCAATAAATTCTGGAGACTATGACTTTACAGTTTGTCAATCCAAATTTTTTACGAAAACAGGTGATGAAACCGAAAAAGATTATTGGAACAATGAAGTTTGGAGCAGTGACCCAATTTGTGACTTTATCTTGAAGAATATTGGATGGTCCACCAATGCTCCATTATGGCGGCAGTCGTCTTTAGCCGAGGTGAACTTAGTATTTGATGAAGAACTAATCACAGCAGAAGACTTCTTCTATCATTTGCAAGCGTTGAAGTTTGAGCTCAAGCCAAAAGTTTGTGATCAAATTCTTATTTATCAAAGAGAGCATCCCAATCGCTTAAATGAATTTCAGAAAAAATCCCCCTTTAAGTTGAAAGTGTTTAGCGCGCTATTGCAGGATGATTTTAAGCCATTACTAAATGAACAAACTTTAAATCACATATCTAAGGTATTGATTAGACAATTTTCAAACCTTTTAAAACATAAAGATCTTACCCTCGCTAGGGTTTACAGGAAAAAATTGAATCGTTTATTACCCGAGTATAAATCCGAATTTGACAGATTGTATAGAGTTGGGAAGTTATATAAATTTACAGGAAGGTTTTACTCCCGTTTGAATCCTATAATCGATGTTAAATAG
- a CDS encoding NAD-dependent epimerase: MRSFQTILVTGIAGFIGFHLAKRLLEDGHRVIGIDNLNTYYDVDLKYARLQQLGVSKNNSEFYNREVKSDTYEALVFYQLKLEDRANLPKLFLNHKIDVVCNLAAQAGVRYSIENPDVYVDTNVTGFLNILECMRHHHVQKLVYASSSSVYGNTDQVPFSVDQNVDHPISLYAATKKSNELFAHTYSHLFGIQTIGLRFFTVYGPWGRPDMAAYLFIDAITKDKPIQVFNNGELSRDFTYIDDIVDGVEKVIKTDLPDDRKYGIYNIGNSTPVNLLNFIEEIENSLGKTAQKIMMPMQPGDVNQTWADVSNLENDFGYKPATTISTGISRFVAWYKEYHDIDQ, translated from the coding sequence ATGAGATCTTTTCAAACAATACTGGTTACAGGCATCGCTGGTTTCATAGGTTTTCATTTAGCAAAACGCCTTCTAGAAGATGGTCATCGAGTAATCGGAATAGATAACCTAAATACCTACTACGACGTAGACCTTAAATATGCACGTCTTCAGCAATTAGGTGTCTCAAAAAACAATTCTGAATTTTACAATCGCGAGGTAAAATCAGATACTTATGAAGCTTTGGTTTTTTACCAATTGAAACTAGAAGACCGGGCCAATTTGCCTAAGCTTTTTTTGAATCATAAGATTGATGTCGTATGTAATCTGGCGGCACAAGCAGGTGTGAGGTATAGTATTGAAAACCCTGATGTTTACGTTGATACCAACGTAACTGGTTTTCTCAATATTTTAGAGTGTATGAGACATCATCACGTCCAAAAGCTTGTTTACGCTAGCAGCTCAAGCGTTTATGGCAATACAGATCAAGTTCCTTTTAGTGTCGATCAAAATGTCGATCATCCTATAAGTTTATACGCAGCTACTAAAAAATCAAACGAGCTTTTTGCTCATACCTACTCACACCTATTTGGAATACAAACTATTGGTTTGAGATTTTTCACGGTGTACGGTCCTTGGGGCCGTCCTGATATGGCGGCTTATCTTTTCATTGATGCCATTACTAAGGATAAACCTATACAAGTTTTCAACAATGGAGAATTGTCCAGGGACTTTACTTATATTGATGATATTGTTGATGGAGTCGAGAAAGTAATAAAAACGGATCTCCCAGATGATCGTAAATACGGTATCTATAACATAGGAAATTCTACTCCCGTAAACCTTCTTAACTTTATTGAGGAGATCGAAAACAGTCTTGGAAAAACCGCTCAAAAAATTATGATGCCCATGCAACCGGGCGACGTGAACCAGACATGGGCTGACGTTTCCAATCTGGAAAATGATTTTGGCTATAAGCCAGCTACTACAATAAGTACTGGAATTAGTAGATTTGTCGCTTGGTACAAAGAGTATCATGATATAGACCAATAA
- a CDS encoding glycosyltransferase family 4 protein, with product MRIVIFDGSFKTTAFIRRLMQGLTRAGHQVYVLGFNLDNPAPMKGVHYISLGNNSSNFHFIRTSLKWGLRFGEIVYALKNLFLVKKSKLRRLNLRAALKAIDPHIVHLQWISTIPLFEDELVEGKYKFVISQRGYQTNVRPFVSESDFEYQAKWLPYFSGFHSVSKTMSSQGDKIFNTSSKVNQVAYTGLDLSQIEFSSNVVENSVLDIISIGRPHWKKGYVFAIRALHKIKMNGIEFKYTIIGAENDQELLFLIKDLDLENEIELFPKLDQKEVFKKIQDSELFLLPSLEEGIANVAVEAMALGTPVISTDCGGMKELIESGKEGWIVPVYDINAMAETVTAFAKASPEKIAQIKLAARRKVEHQHNEEKMVTDMNTLYQKIYNGLD from the coding sequence TTGAGAATCGTAATATTTGATGGCTCCTTTAAGACTACCGCTTTTATAAGAAGGCTCATGCAAGGGTTGACACGTGCTGGACATCAAGTTTACGTTCTTGGTTTCAATTTAGATAATCCAGCACCTATGAAAGGCGTTCATTACATTTCACTAGGCAATAATTCCAGTAATTTTCACTTTATCAGAACCAGCCTCAAGTGGGGTCTGAGATTTGGTGAAATAGTATATGCGCTCAAAAATCTATTTTTAGTCAAAAAGAGTAAACTTAGAAGATTGAATCTTCGTGCAGCTTTAAAAGCTATAGACCCTCATATAGTACACCTTCAATGGATTTCAACGATTCCATTGTTTGAGGATGAGTTAGTAGAGGGGAAATATAAATTTGTAATATCCCAGAGAGGCTACCAAACAAATGTAAGACCATTTGTGAGTGAATCAGACTTTGAATATCAAGCAAAATGGTTACCCTATTTCTCAGGTTTTCATAGCGTGTCAAAAACGATGTCCAGTCAAGGTGATAAGATTTTTAATACATCCTCAAAGGTAAATCAAGTGGCATATACTGGATTGGATTTGAGTCAAATTGAGTTCTCAAGTAACGTGGTAGAAAATTCTGTGCTGGATATCATTTCTATCGGTCGACCTCATTGGAAAAAAGGTTATGTTTTTGCTATTAGAGCCCTTCACAAAATTAAGATGAATGGAATTGAATTCAAGTACACCATAATTGGTGCGGAAAATGACCAAGAACTTCTATTCCTAATCAAGGATCTTGATCTAGAAAATGAAATTGAACTATTTCCAAAGCTGGATCAAAAGGAGGTTTTCAAAAAGATTCAAGATTCTGAATTATTTCTTTTGCCCAGTCTGGAGGAAGGCATTGCCAATGTTGCTGTAGAGGCAATGGCTCTAGGTACTCCAGTCATTTCTACAGATTGTGGAGGGATGAAAGAATTGATAGAATCTGGTAAGGAAGGATGGATTGTACCCGTGTATGATATCAACGCGATGGCTGAAACTGTTACCGCTTTCGCGAAAGCGTCACCTGAAAAAATTGCTCAGATCAAATTAGCTGCCAGGAGAAAGGTTGAACACCAGCACAATGAAGAAAAGATGGTTACAGATATGAATACACTTTACCAAAAAATTTATAATGGACTTGATTAG
- a CDS encoding glycosyltransferase family 2 protein produces MDLISVIIPLYNAEDFVEKAYDFIKNQKELKVPVEIIFVDNNSKDSSFEKAKHLAQKDEQVKVFRETRQGAPSARNKGFKESKGNFLYFFDADDQLFDDALASLYNVLTSQDVHAVCGRFIKSHKNIEDLSIKEMKYDGDVKVFQPPFLGLLWFKDLSTTIGPPGFMYTRRVFEELGMYNVEIPASEDTAFDIDLGMRYPVATINKLIYLYFKHENATTTILKKKKSRAFMQWPRIIHSHVPFHKKHPDNHAYTQILKEKIFSSIPRMIHETNGYQKRKELFNKTKTDIYPLELPRTYDLALKLLVLTNNPILFKFILFKMKSRYIESYDDPTLRLSEYF; encoded by the coding sequence ATGGACTTGATTAGTGTAATTATACCTCTTTATAATGCTGAGGACTTCGTTGAAAAAGCCTACGACTTTATAAAAAACCAAAAAGAGCTAAAGGTTCCTGTGGAAATTATTTTTGTCGATAATAATTCTAAAGACAGCTCATTTGAAAAAGCCAAGCACCTAGCTCAGAAGGATGAGCAGGTAAAAGTATTTAGGGAAACCAGACAAGGAGCGCCTTCTGCACGCAACAAGGGCTTCAAGGAATCTAAAGGAAATTTTCTATATTTCTTTGATGCTGATGATCAACTATTTGATGATGCACTAGCTTCGCTATACAATGTCCTTACCTCTCAAGATGTACATGCTGTCTGCGGTAGATTTATTAAATCTCATAAGAATATTGAAGATTTATCTATCAAGGAGATGAAATATGATGGCGATGTGAAGGTTTTTCAGCCTCCATTTCTGGGACTTTTATGGTTTAAAGATCTGAGTACAACTATAGGGCCTCCAGGATTCATGTATACTAGACGTGTCTTTGAAGAATTAGGAATGTATAATGTAGAGATTCCAGCTAGTGAGGATACAGCGTTTGACATAGATCTAGGGATGAGGTATCCAGTTGCCACGATCAACAAGTTGATTTATCTATATTTTAAACATGAAAATGCAACCACTACAATTTTAAAAAAGAAAAAAAGTAGGGCATTTATGCAATGGCCTCGTATTATCCATTCTCATGTGCCGTTCCATAAAAAGCACCCAGATAATCATGCCTACACACAAATTCTTAAAGAAAAGATATTCAGCTCTATCCCTAGAATGATTCATGAGACTAACGGTTATCAAAAACGGAAAGAGCTTTTTAATAAAACCAAAACTGATATCTATCCACTCGAACTTCCTAGGACCTATGATCTAGCTTTGAAACTATTGGTTCTCACAAATAATCCCATTTTATTCAAGTTTATACTGTTTAAGATGAAATCACGATATATCGAGTCCTATGATGATCCTACTTTAAGATTGTCAGAATATTTCTGA